In Fusobacterium sp. FSA-380-WT-3A, the following proteins share a genomic window:
- a CDS encoding OadG family transporter subunit, whose amino-acid sequence MFAGSTMGIFESIIVSALGLSVVFTALAILAIAIIIFSKIFNCLGLAEEKVAPKVAKPVEENLDEEHCAVIVSAISEELRSKRGNYRIKSIKEIK is encoded by the coding sequence GTACTATGGGGATATTTGAATCTATAATAGTTTCTGCTTTAGGTTTATCTGTTGTTTTTACAGCTTTAGCAATATTAGCTATCGCTATTATAATTTTTTCTAAAATCTTCAATTGTCTAGGATTAGCTGAGGAAAAAGTAGCTCCAAAAGTAGCAAAACCTGTTGAAGAAAACCTAGATGAAGAACATTGTGCTGTAATAGTATCAGCTATTTCAGAAGAATTACGTTCTAAGAGAGGAAATTACAGAATTAAATCTATAAAAGAAATTAAGTAG